In one Echinicola marina genomic region, the following are encoded:
- a CDS encoding fumarylacetoacetate hydrolase family protein, translating to MKLLRFGNAGQEKPGIEKADGTRIDCSGFGQDWTEEFLENDGLNKLAAWLKSNEADCPVVSNETRLGPPIKRPSKIICIGLNYLLHAKETGAEVPKQPIIFMKSTTSLTGPNDNIIIPRNSQKTDWEVELAVMIGKKASYVSKEDALDYVAGYCLLNDVSERDFQLNHGGQWVKGKSNDTFSPLGPYLVTKDEIKDPQNLRLWLKLNGKMLQDSNTSDMVFDIPTLISHLSNYMTLLPGDIISTGTPSGVGMGLTPPTYLKEGDVVELGIDGLGTSSQTAVNYKG from the coding sequence ATGAAATTATTAAGATTTGGAAATGCTGGCCAAGAAAAGCCAGGTATTGAGAAAGCAGATGGAACCCGTATCGATTGCAGTGGGTTCGGACAAGACTGGACGGAAGAGTTTTTGGAAAATGATGGTTTGAACAAATTAGCTGCATGGCTGAAAAGCAATGAAGCCGATTGCCCAGTAGTGAGTAATGAAACTCGCTTGGGTCCTCCTATCAAGCGTCCTTCCAAGATCATCTGTATTGGACTAAATTACTTGCTGCACGCCAAAGAAACGGGTGCGGAGGTTCCTAAGCAGCCGATTATTTTCATGAAATCCACCACCTCACTTACTGGACCAAATGATAATATCATCATTCCAAGAAACTCTCAAAAAACAGACTGGGAAGTGGAGTTGGCCGTCATGATCGGTAAAAAAGCCAGCTATGTGTCCAAGGAAGATGCCTTGGATTATGTAGCCGGTTATTGCTTGCTCAATGACGTATCAGAACGTGACTTCCAACTGAACCATGGTGGACAATGGGTGAAAGGGAAAAGCAATGACACTTTTTCACCTCTAGGCCCGTATTTGGTGACTAAAGACGAAATTAAAGATCCGCAGAATCTAAGATTATGGCTAAAACTCAACGGTAAAATGCTTCAAGACAGCAATACCTCTGATATGGTTTTTGACATACCGACTTTGATCAGCCACTTGAGCAATTATATGACCTTGCTACCGGGCGACATCATCTCAACAGGTACCCCTTCGGGAGTTGGCATGGGACTAACCCCTCCTACCTACCTGAAAGAAGGTGATGTAGTGGAACTTGGCATTGATGGACTAGGAACTTCCAGCCAAACTGCTGTAAACTATAAGGGGTAA
- a CDS encoding class I SAM-dependent methyltransferase, whose translation MIKEEGILPKAFTDKDFDLLFSPKIQQLSHRHWTPLAIIKQTVGFLCQGRHTKVLDIGAGSGKFCLIGAMYANARFFGVENRAFLVKASRKIAKELGMEQQVTFIHSSVQDLDLSQFDAFYFFNSFHENLDTTDAIEKESMVDEQAYQAYTQNLKEQLAKLPKGTRIAIYCTDADIIQDNYLRVAVLSKGKLQFWERK comes from the coding sequence ATGATAAAGGAAGAAGGGATATTGCCCAAGGCATTTACGGATAAGGATTTTGACCTTTTGTTTTCTCCTAAGATTCAACAGCTTTCACATAGACATTGGACGCCATTAGCCATAATTAAACAGACCGTTGGATTTTTATGCCAGGGTAGGCATACCAAGGTGTTGGACATAGGGGCTGGGTCGGGAAAATTTTGTTTGATAGGAGCGATGTATGCCAATGCCCGGTTTTTTGGAGTGGAAAACAGGGCTTTTTTGGTCAAAGCTTCCAGAAAAATAGCCAAGGAACTGGGGATGGAGCAGCAGGTCACTTTTATACATTCTTCTGTACAGGATCTGGATCTCAGCCAATTTGATGCTTTTTACTTTTTTAATTCCTTCCATGAAAATCTGGATACAACTGACGCGATAGAAAAAGAATCCATGGTGGATGAACAAGCTTATCAAGCTTATACCCAAAACCTGAAAGAGCAATTAGCCAAATTGCCTAAGGGAACCAGGATAGCTATCTATTGTACAGATGCTGACATAATTCAAGACAATTACCTCAGAGTGGCTGTACTGTCCAAGGGAAAGCTACAGTTTTGGGAAAGGAAGTAA
- a CDS encoding AraC family transcriptional regulator, producing the protein MKAKLLERKSPFDRSFLVAKHSYPYFLDIWHYHSELELVYILKSKGTRFIGDNIEQFDQGDLILIGENLPHLWQNDPEYFDHKVEGSAEAYSVHFNKTFAGEEFLHLPEMKEVRKLLERANQGVKFLGKTKKNAMAWMQKIHDADGINQLVVLMEFLAALAQEDEFELLSTDGFSFPLHITGDDRVDKVYSFTFNNFKRNITLEEVAELVHLNPTAFCRYFKKSTKKTYSKFLNEIRVGYACKLLIEEKLNISEVGYECGFNNLSNFNRQFKNVMEISPSEYMKKHKKHR; encoded by the coding sequence ATGAAAGCCAAATTACTTGAAAGAAAAAGCCCTTTTGACCGCTCATTTTTAGTGGCCAAGCATTCCTATCCCTATTTTCTCGATATATGGCACTATCATAGCGAGCTTGAACTGGTTTATATTCTAAAAAGTAAGGGAACCAGGTTTATAGGCGACAATATCGAGCAGTTTGATCAAGGTGACTTGATACTGATAGGAGAGAACCTGCCCCATTTATGGCAAAATGATCCTGAATATTTTGACCATAAAGTCGAAGGTAGTGCAGAGGCCTATTCGGTTCACTTTAATAAGACCTTTGCAGGTGAGGAATTCCTGCACCTTCCTGAAATGAAGGAGGTAAGAAAGCTCCTTGAAAGGGCAAATCAGGGAGTCAAATTTCTGGGGAAAACCAAAAAGAATGCAATGGCTTGGATGCAAAAGATCCATGATGCTGATGGGATCAATCAATTGGTGGTGCTGATGGAGTTTTTGGCAGCCTTGGCCCAAGAGGATGAATTTGAGCTATTGAGTACTGATGGATTTAGTTTTCCATTGCATATCACGGGGGATGATAGAGTGGATAAGGTATATTCTTTTACCTTTAATAATTTCAAAAGGAATATTACCTTGGAAGAAGTGGCTGAATTGGTGCATTTAAATCCTACAGCTTTTTGTAGGTATTTCAAGAAATCTACTAAAAAGACCTATTCGAAATTCCTAAATGAGATCAGGGTAGGTTACGCCTGTAAATTGTTGATTGAGGAAAAGCTTAATATTTCTGAAGTAGGTTACGAATGTGGCTTCAATAACCTTTCGAATTTCAACAGGCAGTTTAAAAATGTGATGGAGATTTCACCTTCCGAATATATGAAAAAGCATAAAAAACACCGTTGA
- a CDS encoding YdeI/OmpD-associated family protein translates to MTMKPVSFEADLENFHSKLWQYHIPVPAEIADQFIDKDNRRVICHLGNTSFKAALMKTKEYWFILINQKIREELNLNEGDTISLKLEKDHSEYGHEMPEELQVLLDQDEEGNGHFKSLTMGKQRSLVYIVGKVKNSHSRLNKSLAIVDHLKEVHGKLDFKLLNEKIKYYNNLDKPLK, encoded by the coding sequence ATGACGATGAAACCTGTTTCCTTTGAAGCTGATTTGGAGAATTTCCACTCGAAACTCTGGCAATACCATATCCCCGTCCCTGCTGAAATAGCTGATCAATTTATTGATAAGGACAATAGAAGGGTGATTTGTCATCTTGGAAACACTTCCTTTAAGGCAGCTTTAATGAAAACCAAGGAATATTGGTTTATCCTCATCAATCAAAAAATCAGGGAGGAGCTGAATCTTAACGAAGGTGACACTATAAGCTTAAAACTTGAAAAGGACCACTCAGAATATGGACATGAAATGCCTGAGGAACTTCAAGTACTCTTGGATCAGGATGAAGAAGGAAACGGGCATTTCAAGTCCTTGACCATGGGCAAACAAAGAAGCTTGGTATATATTGTCGGTAAGGTCAAAAACAGCCACAGCCGGCTCAATAAATCACTGGCTATTGTTGATCATTTGAAAGAAGTTCATGGAAAACTGGATTTCAAATTGCTGAATGAAAAAATCAAATATTATAACAACCTGGATAAGCCTCTAAAATAG
- a CDS encoding L-fuconate dehydratase gives MNIKITDYLVKDIRFPTSKEKHGSDAMNPDPDYSAAYIILKTNYPELEGHGLTFTIGRGNEICCAALEAIAHHVIGKDLAEFTADMGAFWKMVNSDSQIRWLGPEKGVVHLATGALVNAVWDLYAKAGKKPLWKLIGEMSPEELVKCIDFSYITDVVTPEEALEIFKETAEGKAERIEFLEEKGYPGYTTSAGWLGYTDEKIRRLCREAKEEGWKHIKMKVGANLEDDMRRAAIIREEIGDDMYLMMDANQRWEVSEAIENMKQLAKFNPLWIEEPTSPDDILGHKAISDGVKPILVATGEHCQNRVIFKQLMKAGALQICQIDSCRVGGVNENLAIMLIAKKFDIPVCPHAGGVGLCEYVQHLSMIDYISISGTMEGRVIEYVDHLHEHFIDPVIIKEGRYQAPSLPGYSIEMKADSLAEYDFANGPVWNEEPAKA, from the coding sequence ATGAACATTAAAATTACCGACTACTTGGTAAAGGACATTAGGTTTCCGACCAGTAAAGAAAAACATGGATCAGATGCAATGAACCCTGACCCTGATTATTCGGCCGCATATATCATTCTAAAGACCAACTATCCTGAATTAGAAGGTCATGGATTGACTTTTACCATAGGTAGAGGTAATGAAATTTGCTGTGCAGCTTTGGAGGCCATTGCACACCATGTAATCGGAAAGGACCTGGCTGAATTTACAGCAGACATGGGGGCTTTTTGGAAAATGGTGAACAGTGATAGTCAAATCAGGTGGCTGGGACCAGAAAAAGGAGTGGTGCACTTGGCCACAGGAGCCTTGGTCAATGCTGTTTGGGACCTTTATGCCAAAGCTGGGAAAAAACCACTTTGGAAGCTCATCGGAGAGATGTCTCCAGAAGAATTGGTAAAATGTATTGACTTCAGCTATATCACTGATGTGGTGACCCCAGAAGAAGCTTTGGAAATCTTCAAAGAAACCGCTGAAGGCAAAGCTGAACGCATTGAATTCCTAGAAGAAAAAGGTTACCCAGGATACACCACCTCTGCTGGCTGGTTGGGCTACACGGATGAAAAAATCAGGAGACTTTGCCGCGAGGCCAAGGAAGAAGGCTGGAAGCATATCAAGATGAAAGTAGGTGCCAATCTAGAAGATGATATGCGTCGTGCGGCCATTATCCGAGAGGAAATCGGTGATGATATGTACCTGATGATGGATGCCAATCAGCGTTGGGAAGTCAGTGAAGCCATTGAAAACATGAAACAATTGGCTAAATTTAACCCACTATGGATTGAGGAGCCTACCAGCCCTGATGATATCCTTGGACACAAAGCCATCAGCGACGGAGTTAAACCTATCTTGGTGGCCACTGGTGAGCATTGCCAAAACAGGGTTATCTTCAAGCAGTTGATGAAAGCTGGTGCTTTACAGATCTGCCAGATTGATAGCTGTAGAGTTGGAGGGGTAAATGAAAACTTAGCCATCATGTTGATCGCCAAGAAATTCGATATCCCAGTTTGTCCTCATGCTGGGGGTGTTGGTCTTTGCGAATATGTACAGCACCTGTCTATGATCGATTATATTTCTATCAGCGGCACCATGGAAGGGCGTGTGATCGAATATGTAGATCATTTGCATGAGCACTTTATTGATCCTGTGATCATCAAAGAAGGCCGCTATCAGGCTCCAAGTCTTCCTGGCTATAGCATTGAGATGAAGGCTGATTCTTTGGCAGAATATGATTTTGCCAATGGCCCTGTATGGAATGAGGAGCCTGCGAAGGCTTAA
- the arfB gene encoding alternative ribosome rescue aminoacyl-tRNA hydrolase ArfB, producing MRTAAEIKAIDFSDELSFKAVKSGGPGGQNVNKVNTKVILLFDFESSQLLLDEEKQKLRKALLSKLNADGVLQITVQESRSQIQNKAIAQEKLKNMLSAVFVKRKVRKATKPSKTAVKRRLENKKKQAEKKQWRKKL from the coding sequence TTGAGAACTGCTGCAGAAATAAAAGCCATTGATTTTTCGGATGAATTGAGTTTTAAGGCTGTGAAAAGTGGTGGACCTGGCGGTCAAAATGTCAATAAGGTCAATACCAAAGTCATCCTGCTCTTTGATTTTGAGTCCAGTCAATTATTGCTAGATGAAGAAAAACAGAAATTGAGAAAGGCCCTGTTGTCTAAGCTTAATGCAGATGGAGTCTTGCAAATCACTGTTCAGGAAAGCCGGTCCCAGATTCAAAACAAGGCCATCGCCCAAGAAAAGCTAAAGAATATGCTCAGTGCGGTCTTTGTGAAAAGAAAGGTCCGGAAAGCAACTAAGCCCAGCAAAACAGCCGTGAAGAGGCGCTTGGAAAATAAAAAGAAACAAGCTGAAAAGAAGCAATGGAGAAAAAAGCTTTGA
- a CDS encoding SDR family NAD(P)-dependent oxidoreductase, whose product MKNKTILITGGASGIGLAMTTRFAEEGGNVYFIDFDQNSGEKVAKELTEKGYKVTFLQGDVSKTEEMKNTINSIPGNIDVLVNNAGVSHVGNLENTSETDFDRLYQVNVKGIYNCSIATLPKMKENGGSIVNMASVASTIGIPDRFAYSMTKGAVFAMTLSMARDYVSHNIRVNSIAPGRVHTPFVDGFLAKNYPGQEKEMFDKLAATQPIGRMGTPEEIAAMALYLCKDESSFLTGGNYPIDGGFVNLKM is encoded by the coding sequence ATGAAAAATAAGACCATTTTGATTACCGGTGGAGCAAGTGGAATTGGCCTGGCCATGACCACCCGCTTTGCTGAAGAAGGAGGAAATGTATATTTCATAGATTTTGATCAAAATTCGGGAGAAAAGGTAGCCAAAGAGCTTACAGAAAAAGGCTATAAGGTCACCTTTTTACAAGGGGATGTTTCCAAGACCGAGGAGATGAAAAACACCATCAACTCCATTCCTGGAAATATTGACGTATTGGTCAATAATGCTGGGGTTTCCCATGTAGGCAATTTGGAAAACACCAGTGAAACAGATTTTGACAGATTGTATCAGGTAAATGTCAAAGGCATTTATAATTGTAGCATAGCCACCCTTCCTAAAATGAAGGAAAATGGTGGATCTATTGTCAATATGGCCTCGGTAGCTTCTACCATTGGGATTCCTGATAGATTTGCCTATTCCATGACCAAAGGGGCTGTCTTTGCCATGACACTTTCCATGGCCAGGGATTATGTTTCCCATAATATCCGTGTCAACAGCATTGCTCCAGGTCGTGTCCATACTCCTTTTGTAGATGGCTTTTTGGCTAAAAACTACCCTGGACAGGAAAAGGAAATGTTTGACAAATTAGCTGCTACCCAACCTATAGGAAGAATGGGTACTCCAGAGGAAATTGCTGCCATGGCACTTTACCTTTGCAAGGACGAATCTTCCTTCCTGACAGGTGGCAACTACCCTATTGACGGTGGTTTTGTCAATCTAAAAATGTAA
- a CDS encoding cation diffusion facilitator family transporter produces MSHHHHHGQNNIKTAFFLNLGFTILEFFGGIYVNSIAIISDALHDLGDSLSLGLAWYLDNKSKKSATNTFTFGYKRFSLLGALINSLVLIIGSIFIIREGFLRLFEPEFSDAKGMMIFAIIGVLVNGYAAFKLSHGKTLNEKVISWHLIEDVLGWAAVLAASIIMMFWKTPYLDPALSIMITLYILWNVFKRLKETLMIFLQASPKEIDEQEIMSKLEALPHVDSIHHVHIWSLDGEKHVFTAHIKLKEVSGFDEVLQLKKDLRILLKGYPFSHHTIEVELPEEVCAMD; encoded by the coding sequence ATGTCGCACCATCATCATCATGGGCAAAACAATATAAAAACAGCTTTTTTTCTCAATCTGGGATTCACCATTTTGGAGTTTTTTGGAGGCATCTATGTCAATAGTATTGCTATTATTTCAGATGCCCTTCATGATTTAGGAGACAGTCTTTCGTTAGGGCTTGCATGGTACCTAGACAATAAGTCCAAAAAGAGTGCCACCAATACTTTTACATTTGGCTATAAAAGGTTCTCATTATTGGGAGCGCTGATCAACAGCCTGGTACTTATCATAGGCTCAATATTTATCATTAGGGAAGGCTTCCTTCGACTTTTTGAACCAGAATTCTCTGATGCCAAGGGCATGATGATCTTTGCGATAATTGGGGTGCTGGTAAATGGCTATGCGGCCTTTAAGCTTAGTCATGGCAAGACCTTAAATGAAAAAGTAATCTCTTGGCATCTTATCGAAGATGTGCTGGGTTGGGCAGCGGTATTGGCAGCCTCTATCATCATGATGTTTTGGAAAACGCCATATCTCGATCCTGCCCTATCGATTATGATCACCCTGTATATTCTGTGGAATGTATTCAAAAGATTAAAGGAAACCCTGATGATCTTCTTGCAGGCCAGTCCTAAAGAAATTGATGAGCAAGAAATCATGTCAAAACTAGAAGCACTCCCTCATGTGGACTCCATACATCATGTACATATTTGGTCATTGGATGGGGAAAAACATGTATTTACTGCCCATATAAAACTTAAGGAGGTCTCTGGTTTTGATGAAGTGCTGCAGCTCAAAAAAGATTTGAGAATATTGTTAAAAGGCTATCCATTTTCGCACCACACCATTGAGGTAGAACTTCCTGAAGAGGTTTGCGCTATGGACTGA
- a CDS encoding amidohydrolase family protein has protein sequence MKIDAHQHFWKYNSEKHAWIDESMSVIRKDFLPEDLKPLLDHEGFDGTVAVQADESLEENDFLLGLAKDNPWIKKVVGWVDLCSDKVEADLEKYSDTPNMCGFRMILQGQPPELMADNAFRKGIGLLEKFGYTYDILIFPHHLKETIDLVKSFPNQPFVIDHLAKPYIKDGKIDEWAENMRTLAGFDNVCCKVSGMVTEADWNKWTKADLTPYMDVVFEAFGSKRLMFGSDWPVALLAADYPQNAGIIKNYIEALSEREQADVLGFTAANFYGIK, from the coding sequence ATGAAAATAGATGCCCACCAACATTTTTGGAAATACAATTCCGAAAAACACGCTTGGATCGATGAAAGTATGTCTGTGATCCGTAAGGATTTTCTTCCTGAGGACCTCAAGCCCTTATTGGACCATGAAGGATTTGACGGTACGGTTGCAGTGCAGGCAGATGAATCATTGGAGGAAAATGATTTTTTATTGGGACTGGCCAAAGATAATCCCTGGATAAAAAAAGTAGTAGGCTGGGTAGATCTTTGTTCTGACAAGGTAGAAGCTGACCTGGAAAAATACAGTGACACACCAAATATGTGTGGTTTCAGAATGATTCTTCAAGGGCAGCCACCAGAACTAATGGCTGATAATGCTTTCAGAAAAGGCATTGGCTTATTGGAAAAATTCGGATATACCTATGATATTTTGATCTTTCCCCATCATTTAAAGGAAACTATTGACCTAGTAAAAAGCTTCCCCAACCAGCCTTTTGTGATTGATCACTTGGCCAAGCCCTATATCAAAGATGGTAAAATAGATGAATGGGCGGAAAACATGAGAACCTTAGCTGGTTTTGACAATGTCTGCTGTAAAGTTTCCGGAATGGTCACCGAAGCAGATTGGAATAAATGGACCAAGGCAGATCTGACTCCTTATATGGATGTGGTATTTGAAGCCTTTGGCAGTAAAAGGTTGATGTTTGGATCTGACTGGCCAGTAGCCCTGCTTGCTGCAGATTACCCTCAAAATGCAGGCATCATCAAAAACTATATTGAAGCTTTGAGCGAAAGAGAACAAGCAGACGTACTCGGATTTACTGCT